A stretch of the Malus sylvestris chromosome 10, drMalSylv7.2, whole genome shotgun sequence genome encodes the following:
- the LOC126584206 gene encoding uncharacterized protein LOC126584206: MLKKYNVMHKVSTPYHPQTSGQAKVSNKEIKQIWEKTVGPTRKDWSLRLNDALWAYHTAYTTPIGMSPFWLIYGKPYHLPVELEHRAHWVVKTFNMDIDAAGIHRKLQLNELEEIRNEAYENVHIYKEKTKAAHDKMIYGKTFSIRQKVLLFNSHLRLFPGKLHSKWIGPFVVTMFFIMVQSKFKVNGHRLKPYYETFEEHVMEDIPLHAVGSIKA; this comes from the coding sequence ATGCTCAAGAAGTACAATGTCATgcataaggtttcaacaccttatcatcctcaaacaagtggccaagcaaAGGTTTCTAATAaggaaatcaagcagatttggGAGAAGACGGTTGGACCCActcggaaggattggagcttacgtttgaatgatgcattgtgggcgtatcaTACAGCCTACACAACACCAATTGGGATGTCACCATTttggctcatctatgggaaacCATATCATCTTCCTGTtgagttagagcatcgtgcacattgGGTAGTCAAGACATTCAATATGGACATTGATGCCGCTGGAATTCATAGGAAGCTTCAATTGAACGAGCTTGAAGAGATTCGGAATGAGGCTTATGAAAACGTTcacatttacaaggagaaaacaaaggcagcccatgacaagatgatttaTGGCAAGACATTCTCTATAAggcagaaagtgttactcttCAACTCCCACCTTCGTttgtttccgggtaagttgcattctaaatggattggcccttttgttgttacTATGTTTTTCattatggtgcagtccaaattcaaagtcaatggacaccgtttgaagccctaCTATGAGacttttgaggagcatgtcatggaggatatacccctccatgccgttgGCTCTATTaaagcttaa